The Tolypothrix sp. PCC 7712 region CCTACTGCTCCCGTAGAGAACACATCCCCTAAAGCTTCCACATCGCTGGTGAGTCTGGTAATTAATTTACCAATCGGTGTGCGGTCAAAAAAGCGTACAGATAAAGATGTCACATGATGAAATAAATCATCACGAATTTCTGCTGTAATTTGTTGCCCTAACTTTTGTACGAAATAACCCTGAAAACCTGTAAGTGAGAGCCTGATAACAATTGCAACCAGCAACAACCCTTCCAGGATATTTAACCCTTGCAGCAACGGACGATTTTTGAGAAACTCATAAACGCTGGGTTCCTGGCGAATCAAGGAAATCGCCTGTCCAATCAATAATGGTTGTACAGCATTAGCTAAGGCGATAGGTACGAGCAATAACATTGACAGCGCTAGCAATCGACTGCTACGACGAGCATAAGGTACTAAGCGCAAAAATAACCGCCAGTCATTTTCACGCCGACGGTGTTGTCTGTAGGATTTTTTAAGGGGTAAGTAGGTGCTCATAGTAAGAGCATTATAGTTAACTACCTACGCATTACGCTATGTCTGGGGGGGGATTGGGGATTGGGGACTGGGGATTGGGGATGAGGGGGAAAGGGGAAAGGAGAAAGGGGAAAGGGGAAAAAAGGGAAATTATTATTACCCATTACCCATTACCCATTACCTATTACCCATTACTCATTACCAATCACCACTTCAAAATCTCACTTTGTATAAATCAAACAATTCCCCAGATTTGCGGGTGACGATTTTAGCGCCAGCGGCTTTAATTGTTTTTTCCCAGTCTGCTATCGACTCGAGAAATACTTCTGCACCTAAATAAGTTTCTAACACTGCCCAATCTTCTGCTAAAGGCTGTTCGGGATTGAGGATGTCAAATACAAATTGTCCGCCAGGTTTGAGGACTCGTTTGACTTCTGACAATACAGCAGTCCAATAATCTAAAGGAAAATAGCAGCTGAATCCTGTTGCGATCGCCATATCAAAAACAGCTTGAGAATACTTTAATTGATGAGCTGGGCCTAACTCTACACCTTTAAATAACTTTGAGTTTAATTGCGAACCCCGGGAATTGAGGGTATCTCGTGCTATGACACTAACTTCTTGCCCATAAAAGTATGCTTGCCAATCTCGCCAAGGATAAATGAGAAAGCTGACACCGCAACCAATGTCTAAACAATGCTGATTCTTTTGCGGTTGCCCGATTTCCCAAAAATGAGAAGCGATTTTCCCTGGTAATGTACCACTAATCCAGTCCCTATATATGGGCATCGCTTCAACTTCTGCAGGTAATTCAAAAGGTTGATTCTCGTACTGGCGATTGAAACGATATGTAACTTGTGTTACCATCTGCTGCCATTTATCTGAAGAAGTTTGTAAGCTAAAAAAATCGCTTTGAGAAGGCTTTTTAGACATTATGCCTGTACTGCTCCTTAAGAAATTCGTCAAATTCTCAGTATAGTTATGGTAAAAAAGCTATATTGCAGTTTTGGTTTCTTTTACTATGGGTATTGATCAAGTCTGGTGATGAGTTCACTAAAAAATTCCCATAGCATGACACCGTTAAGCGCGTAGCCAATTTACAA contains the following coding sequences:
- a CDS encoding class I SAM-dependent methyltransferase, coding for MSKKPSQSDFFSLQTSSDKWQQMVTQVTYRFNRQYENQPFELPAEVEAMPIYRDWISGTLPGKIASHFWEIGQPQKNQHCLDIGCGVSFLIYPWRDWQAYFYGQEVSVIARDTLNSRGSQLNSKLFKGVELGPAHQLKYSQAVFDMAIATGFSCYFPLDYWTAVLSEVKRVLKPGGQFVFDILNPEQPLAEDWAVLETYLGAEVFLESIADWEKTIKAAGAKIVTRKSGELFDLYKVRF